Within Streptomyces sp. NBC_00704, the genomic segment TGAGCGACCGGTGGGGCCGCAGACGCCCCCTGCTCGCCGGGCTCGCGGTGTACGTCGTGGCGACCGCGCTGTGCGCCCTGGCGCCGACCGTCGAGACGCTGATCGCGTTCCGGCTGCTCCAGGGGCTCGCGGGCGCGGCCGGGATCGTGATCGCGCGGGCCGTCGTCCGGGACCTCTACGACGGCGTGGCGATGGCCCGCTTCTTCTCCAACCTGATGCTGGTCTCCGGGGTCGCCCCGGTGGTGGCGCCGCTGATCGGCGCGCAGATCCTGCGGACGACGGACTGGCGGGGCGTGTTCGCGCTGCTCACGGCGATCGGGCTGCTGCTGGCCGTCCTGGTCTGGTTCAGGCTCCCGGAGACGCTGCCCGCCGAGGACCGGCACGCGGGCGGGACCGGCGAGGCCCTGCGCTCGATGCGCCGGCTGCTGTCCGACCGCCCGTTCACCGGCTACGTCCTCACCGGCGGCTTCGCCTTCGCCGCGCTGTTCGCGTACATCTCGGCCTCGCCGTTCGTGATGCAGGAGATCTACGGCGCCTCGCCGCAGACGTTCGGCCTGCTGTTCGGCGCGAACTCGGTCGGGCTGGTGGCGGCCGGCCAGGTCAACGGCAAGATCCTCGTGGGGCGGGTGCGGCTGGACCGGGTGCTGGCGGGCGGCCTGGCGACGGTCACGCTGGCCGCGACCGCGCTGCTGCTGATGACGACCGGCGTGTTCGGCGAACCCGGACTGGCCCCGGTGGCCGCCGCGCTGTTCGTGCTGATGTCCGCGATGGGCGTGACGCTGCCCAACGCGCAGACGCTGGCCCTGACGCGGGTCCGGCACTCGGCCGGCTCCGCCTCCGCCCTCCTGGGCACCTCCTCGTTCCTGATCGGCGCGATCGCCACCCCCCTCGTCGGGATCGCCGGGGAGCGCAGCGCCGTCCCGATGGCCGTCGTCCAGGTGGCCGCCGCACTGGTGGCCTCGGCCTGCTTCGTGGTTATGTGCCGTCCCTGGACGGACCCGGGGACGCCCGACGGCGCTCACCCGGGTCCGGAACCTTCGAGAGCGGGAGAAGAGAACTGAGCGCACCGAGACTGCGCGTCGACACTCCGGAGCGGGCCGGGCTCGACCCGGAGGAGACGCGGCTGCTGGTCCGTGACGTCGCCGACCTCACGGCGGGCGACCGGCCCTGGGCGCCCGGCGCCGTCGTGGTCGCCGGGCGCGGCCCGGTGATCGCCGTGGAGGAAGCCGTGGGCTGGGCGGTGCGGTACGCGGCCTACGATCCGGCGGCCGACGCGGGTGTGGAGCTGCCGCCCGCGGCTCGGGTCGCGATGACCGTGGACACCCCGTTCGACCTGGCCTCCCTCACCAAGCTGTTCACCTCCGTCGCGGCGGTCCAGCAGATCGAGCGGGGCACCCTCGGCATCGACGCCCGCGTCGGGGCCTACCTGCCCGACTTCACCGCGGCCGCCGCGCACGACGTCACCGTCCGCCGACTCCTCACCCACACGTCCGGGCTGCGCCCCGAGCTGCCCCTGTACGACTGCCCGGACGACGCCGCGCGGCTGGAGCTGCTGCGCGCCGAGGAGCCGGCCGGCGAGCCCGGCGAGTACCTCTACTCCGACCTGAACATGCTGCTGCTGCAACAGCTCCTGGAGCGGCTGACCGGGCGCACGCTGGACGTCCTGATCCACGAGGGCATCACCCGTCCGCTGGGCATGACCTCGACCTCGTTCGGGCCCTGCCCCGGCGCGGCCGCCACCGAGGACCAGCGGCGGCCGTGGGCCAAGGCGGACCGCGGGATGCTGCGGGGCGTGGTGCACGACGAGAACGCGTGGGCGCTGGGCGGGGTGGCCGGTCACGCGGGCCTGTTCTCCACCGGCCGCGACCTGGCGGTGTTCTGCCGGACGCTGCTGGCGGGCGGCTCGTACGGTCCCGCCCGCGTCCTCGGCCCCGACTTCGTGGAACTGCTGCTGACGCCGCCGGGGCTGGGCTTCGCGGTGGACCAGCCGTGGTTCATGGGCGAACTGGCCGGCGAGGGCGCGGCCGGCCACACGGGGTTCACCGGGACCTCGCTGGTCCTCGACCCGGCGACGGACACCTTCGTGGTGCTGCTGGCGAACACCGTCCACCCGGTGCGCCGGACGCCCGACAGCGCGCCGCGCGCCCTGGCGGGGACCCGGATGGCGATGGCGGTGCGCTGACTGGGCCCGGACCGGGCCCGGAACCGGCGGGGCCCTCGGTGAGGCGGATGCCCGGCGGGGGCCGGGACGGGTGGGGCTCGTGGTGCAGCAGGTGCAGCGCGTGTAGCGGATGACCGGGCTCAGGCATGGTGGGGCTCGTGGGGAGGCGGAGGCCCGGCGGGGCCCGCGACGGGTGGGGCTCGTGGGGAGGCGGAGGCCCGGCGGGGCCCGCGACGGGTGGGGCTCGTGGTGAGGCGGAGGCCCGGCGGGGCCCGCGACGGGTGGGGCTCGTGGTGAGGCGGATGCCCGGCGGAGCCCGCGACGGGTGGGGCTCGTGGTGAGGCGGATGCCCGGCGGAGCCCGCGACGGGTGGGGCTCGTGGGGAGGGCCGGGCCCGCGGCCTGAGAAAATCGGTGCGTGAACCTCTCCGCATCCGCCGCCGAGACCCTCCGTGCCGCCCTCGGAGACCTTCTCGACGGACTGCCGCCCAAGCAGGCCTCGCAGGCCGTCGACCGGCTGATCGCCAGCTACCGCGGCGCGACCCCGACCGACGCGCCGATCCTGCGCGACCGCGCGGACGTCGCCGCCTACGCCGCGTACCGCATGCCGGCCACGTTCGAGGCGGTGCGCTCGGCGCTGGAGGCGTTCGCCGACGCCGCTCCGGGGTGGACGCCGGACAGCCACGTCGACGTCGGCGGCGGGACGGGCGCGGCGACCTGGGCGGTGAACGCGACCTGGCCGGGGGCCCGCCCGGTGACCGTGCTCGACTGGGCGGAGCCCGCCCTGGCCCTGGGCCGCGAGGTGGCCGCCGCGCACCCGGCGCTCGGGGACGTCCGCTGGCAGCGCGCCCGCATCAACGCGTCGCTGACGCTGGAGAGCGCCGACCTCGTCACCGTCTCCTACGTCCTCAACGAACTGGCCGCGCCCGACCGGGCCGCCCTCGTGGACGCCGCCGCGTCGGCCGCGCGGGCCGTGGTGATCGTGGAGCCGGGCACGCCCGACGGGTACGCGCGGGTGATCGAGGCCCGCGACCGGCTGATCGCGGCCGGCTTCCGGGTCGCCGCGCCGTGCCCGCACAGCGCGGCCTGCCCGATCGCGCCCGGGTCGGACTGGTGCCACTTCTCGGCGCGGGTCAGCCGCTCCTCCCTGCACCGGCAGGTCAAGGGCGGCTCGCTGCCCTACGAGGACGAGAAGTTCAGCTATGTGGCGGCCGCCCGCTTCCCCGTCTCCCCGGCCCCCTCCCGCGTCGTGCGGCGGCCGCAGATCCGCAAGGGCCAGGTGCTCCTCGACCTGTGCGAGACCGACGAGCGGCTGAGCCGTACGACGGTGACGAAGCGACACGGCGAGCTGTACCGGGCGGCGCGGGACGCGGACTGGGGCGACGCCTGGCCGCCGGAGGCCTGAACGGAGGAGTCCTGACGCCGGGTCCGCCGGGTCCGCCGGGTCCTGACGGCGGAGTCCTCACGACTGGTTGCACGCGACGGCCGAATGGCGGACGGAAACGTCCCGCATGCCGGACCCCGGCTGCCCGCCCGGCCCTCCCGTACGCTGCGGGCCCATGGATGCGAAGACGAAGATCGCGGTCGTCACGGGCGCGGGATCGGGCATCGGCCGCGCCGTGGCCGTCGAACTGCTGCGCACGGGCTGGTCGGTGGCGCTGGCCGGGCGGCGCGTCGAGCCGCTGGAGGAGACGGCCGCGCTGGCGCCCGGAAGCCCCGGTCTCGCCGTGCGGACGGACGTCTCACGCCCGGAGGACGTGACGGCCCTGTTCACCGCCGTGCGCGAGCGTTTCGGGCGGCTGGACCTGCTGTTCAACAACGCCGGCATGTTCGGGCCGGGGGGCGTGCCGTTCGAGGACCTCCCCTTCGACGCCTGGCGGCACGTGGTGGACACGAACCTCAACGGGGCGTTCCTGTGTGCGCAGGGCGCGTACCGGCTGATGAAGGAACAGGAACCTCGGGGCGGACGGATCATCAACAACGGCTCGGTCTCGGCGCACGCGCCCCGGCCGCGCTCTGCCCCCTACACGGCGACCAAGCACGCGCTGACCGGCCTGACCAAGTCCCTCTCGCTGGACGGGCGGGCGTACGGGATCGCCGTCGGCCAGATCGACATCGGCAACGCGGCGACCGACATGACGGACCGGATGCGGACCGGCGTGCCGCAGGCGAACGGGGAGACCGCGCCGGAGCCGGTGATGGACGTCGCCGATGTGGCGCGCACGGTGCGGCACATGGCCGAACTGCCGCTGGAGGCGAACGTCCAGTTCGCGACGGTGATGGCGACCGCGATGCCGTACGTGGGGCGGGGCTGACGGGGCCGTCCCGGCCCACGGGTCGTCAACCGGGTCGTCAACTCGTCAACCTGCACAACCGGAATTTACCGGTCCGCACCATTGCGGCCGATGGCGGGCCTATGCTCAACTCTTCTGCACAGGAACTCCACATGTGCGGCACATGAGTTCCGCACGGCGGGACCGTAAGAGCCATACCGAGGGGGAGGGGCAGCCGTCCCACGACTCCGGGTGGGGGTGGACCTCGCAAGGGACCGCGAGGTGCACACCGGAGCCGCGGGACGGCTGCCGCACCATCTCCCGCCGGACGGGCACGGGCGGGCACGGGCGGGCACATCCTCTCCGCGGAGGGGATCGGCCGACTGGGGGCGTCGGCCCGGGGAGCCGTTACGCCTGCCCGGTCTCGAACCGGGAGATCCGGCCGTCCTCCGCGACGGTGAAGCTCCAGCGGGTGCGCATCTCGCCCCAGGTGTCGTTGCGGTAGTCCGCGAGCAGGGAGCGCCCTCCGTCCGACTCCTTGGTGACGTCGATGTGGCCGCGCGAGGAGAAGATCTCCCGGTCGGCCCACTCGGCCAGGTCCCGGTCGGAGCCGTCGTCCGCCATGGTCGCGTCGGGGGTCAGGAGACCGCGGAAGGCCTCCTCGTCATGGGCGTTGACGGCGGCGACGAAGGCCCGCACGGCCGGGTCGCTGAGTCTGTCGGTCTGGATCGCCATACGGGCCACACTCACACCGCGGGCCGGGCCCCGCCACCCGAACGGCTTCCAGAAGGGGCCGGGCGGGTGTGAGAGGTGCGACGGTGGAAACGCGTGAGAGGCATGAGAGACGTCCGCGGCGTTCCACCCCGATCCTCGCGACCCGCTCCACCCGTTGCCGCTTGCGTTCCCTTCCGGCCGTTTCCGCTTGCGTTCCCGTTCCGGCCGTTTCCGCTTGTTCCTGCTGTCTGTTCAGGGAGTCACCGTGACCTGTTACGACCGACGTGATCTGGGCCTGCTGCTGCTCCGGCTGGGCACCGGCGGAGTGCTGGCGGCGCACGGCGCGCAGAAGCTGTTCGGCTGGTTCGGCGGCCACGGCCTCGAGGGAACGGGGCAGTTCATGGAGTCCGTCGGCTACGCGCCCGGCAAGGCCAGCGCGACGGCGGCGGGCCTCGCGGAGGCCGGCGGCGGCACCCTGCTCGCGCTGGGGCTGGCCACCCCGGCGGCCGGCGCGGCGGCCGCCGGCGCGATGGCGGGCGCGGCCGCCGTGCACACCCCCAACGGCTTCTTCGCGGCGAGCGGCGGCTACGAACACGCGGCCTCCCTGGGCCTGGCCGCCGCGGGCCTCGCCGTCGCCGGCCCCGGCCGGCTGTCCCTGGACCACGCCCTCGGCCACACCGTCGACCGCGGCTGGATGGTCCCGGCGGCGCTCGGCGCGACGGCGGCCGTCACCGCGGTGGTGGTGGGCCTGCGCAACCAGCGGCTGCGCAGGCAGGCCGAGGGCGAGCAGGAGTCGCTGTTCGACGAGTGACCCGCGAGGCACGCCCTGGCAGGCTGCCGTCATGGACACCCCTTACCCCGACGGCCGGTGGGCCGGCGCCGACGTGTGGACCACCGTCGACGCACTGCGGACCTGGCTGGACGACAACCGGGCGCACGACGGCCGCGAGGGCCTGCTGCTGCGCGTGCTGAAACTGTCCGAGGAGGTCGGCGAGGTCGCCCAGGCCGTCATCGGCGCGACCGGCCAGAACCCCCGCAAGGGCGTCGACCACACGTGGGAGGACGTCCAGGCCGAGTTGTGCGACGTGGTCGTCACGGCGCTGGTCGCGCTGCGCACCCTCACGCCCGACGCCCCCGCGGTGTTCGCGCGACACCTGGCGCGGGTGGCGGACCGGTCCCTGGGCGACGGGGACGTGGGCGACCGCCCCACCTGACGAACCGTCCGCCCCGGCCTGCGAACCGCCGTCCGCCGGGCCTACGAACCGTCAGCCGCGGCCTACGAACCGTCAGCCGTCCCCTGCGGACCGCCCTCCGTGCCCCGGCGGTGCCCCCGGCGGCGGTCGTTTCGAACGTTTCCCCGGTTCGTGCAACCGCCCGTACGCCGTCCGCGTGCCTCTGTACGATCACCGCACGTGAAGCGGGGGCCGCTGAGGCGGAGGGGGCGGGCATAGTGAACGAGGCGCGCAGACACAGGACCACCTGGCCGGTACGGGCGGCCGCCGCGGCGGCCGGGGCGGCGCTGCTCGTGGGCGGCTGCGGCGCGGGGGGCGGCGAGGCAGCGGGGCCGAGCCCCTCGGCGTCCGGCCGGTCCCCGGCGCCGTCCGCGTCCGGCTCACCCGCCGCCGCCGGGCCGGGCGGGGGCGCCGCGACGCCGACGCCCACACCGACGCCGTTCAGGGCGGACCCCGCCAGGGTGCCCCGGACCAGGCCGCGGGCCGACGCCCTGGCGCAGGCGGTCGTGCTGCGGCCGGAGGGCTGGGGGCCGGGCTTCCGGGCCCAGCGGCCGGCCGCGAGCGCCCCCGGCACCGTCGCGGTGCTCGACGCGCGGTGCAGCTGGCAGCGCCGGCCCCTGCCGGGCAGCGTGCTGGCCTCGTCGTCCCGCTACGGCGAACTGCCCGGCACGGACGGCAGGGGGACGTTGAAGGTGACCGCGTCGGTCACCGTGCACGCCACGGTCGGGGCCGCCGACGAGCAGCTGGCCACCACCCTGGAGGACGCGCTGCGCTGCCGGGAGCAGCAGGTCCGCACCGACGAGCGGATCTCGCAGCTCGCGTCGGTCGCCACCCCGTACGGCCAGAACGGCAACACCTACGCCGACGACTCGGTGCTGGAGATCGGCTCCTACCTCACGGGGAACGTCCCGCAGCCGTACCGCTGGAATGTCGCCCGGCTCGGCCCGGTCACCGTGGCGGTGGCCGTGATGGGCGCGACCGGTTACCGGGAGGATGAGTTGACGAGGTACGCGTCGTACGCCCTGACGACCATGCTCGGCCGGATCGAGTCCGAGCTCGGGGGGAAGAACTGATGGAGCCGTTGCGTCCTTCCGATCCCTCGCGGATCGCCGGCCACCGTCTGCTGGGGCGGCTGGGCTCCGGAGGCATGGGTGTGGTGTACCTGGCGCGCACGCCGGGCGGCGCGCTGGTGGCGCTGAAGGTCCTGCTCGCCGAGTACGCCGAGGAGCCCGGTTTCAAGGAGCGGTTCCGCCGCGAGGTCGAGGTCGCCCGGCGGGTCGTCAGTCCGTGGGCGGTGCCGCTGGTGGACGCCGACCCGGACGCCGGGGCGCCGTGGCTGGCGACCGCGTTCGTGCCCGGCCCGTCCCTGGCCGAGGCGGTTGCCGCGCACGGCCCGCTGGCGGAGCACGGCGTGCGGCTGCTCGGGGCCCGGCTGGCCGAGGCGCTGGGCGAGGTGCACCGGGCGGGACTGGTCCACCGGGACCTCAAGCCGGGCAACGTGCTGATCGCGCACGACGGGCCCCGCCTCATCGACTTCGGCATCGCCCGCGCGCCGGAGGACACCGCGCTCACCGCGACCGGGCTGGTCGTCGGCACCCCCGGCTATCTGTCGCCCGAGCAGGCCACGGGACCCGGCGGCGACGGCATCGGCCCGGCGAGCGACGTGTTCTCCCTCGGCTGCGTCCTGGCGTTCGCGGCGACCGGACGGCCGCCGTTCGGCACGGGCCCGGTCGACGCCCTGCTGTACCGGGCCGTGCACGACCCGGCGGACCTCGACGGGATCCCGCCGCGGTTGCGCGAGGCGGTGGAGGACTGCCTGGCGAAGGACCCCGCCCGGCGCCCCGAAACCGCCCTGCTGGCACGCCGGTTGGCGGCCCTCCGCGACCCGCGCACCACCGCCCCGGCCGACAGCGGCCCGCAGGACGCGGCGGCGGCCGCGAACGACGACGCGCGCGACACCACGACCGGTGACGCCGGCCCGCGCGACACGGGGGCCGGTGACGCCGGCCCGCGCGACACGGGGGCCGGTGACGGCGGCCCGCGCGACACGGCGGCCGGTGACGGCGGCCCGCGCGACACGGCGGCCGGTGACGGCGGCCCGCGCGACACGGCGGCCGGTGACGGCGGCCCGCGCGATACGAGGGCTGCCGACAACGACTCACGGGACGCGGTGGCCGGTGACGGCCGACATGGCGGTGCGGGGACTGCCGACAACGGCCCGCGGGACGCGGTGGCCGGTGACAACGGCCCGCGGGACGCGGAGGTCGACGGGTGGCTGCCGGAGCCGGTCGCGCGGCTGATCGCCGAGCGGTCGGCCGCCGCGCTCGCGCTGCCGGACATCGAGCACACCCAAGCCCCGTCCGACGCGGCTCCCGCGTCCGTCCCCGGACCCGCCCCGTCGCCGGACACGGCCGGGAGGTCCGGCACCGGCCGGGCGGAGACCGGTGCGGGTGACACGGCCGGCGCGGGACGGGCGGAGGCCGACACGCAAGGGACGGCGGCCGGCCCGGCGGCGGAGGCGGAGGGCGGGGCGGAGGGCGTGCGTGCGGCCGGCCGGCGCCGGTTCCTGCTGCTGGCCGGCGGGGCCGTCGCGCTGACGGCGGCCGGGGGCGGGGCCTGGTGGGCCGCCGCCCGGGACGACGACGGCACGGGAGGCGGCAGCCCGGCCGCCGCCGCGTCGGCGCGACGCCCCGTGCACACCGTCGCGCTGCACGGCGACCTCAGCGGCCCGCAGCGGGACACGGGCAGGGCGCAGGAGCGCGGACTGCGGCTGGCCGTCGCCGAGTTCAACGCGCGCGCCGACGCCCCGTTCACCGTCAGGGTCAGGACCGTCGACGACGGCGGCAACCCGGCGGCCTCGGCCCGGCTCGCGGCGGAACTGGCGGGCGACCCGGCGGTCCTCGCCGTGGTCGGCCCGACGACCGACGCGACAGCGCAGGCGGCGCTCGGGAAGTACGACGCCGGGCTGCTGCCGGTGGTCGCCGTCTCCCCCGGTGCGATCAGCCTCGTCCTCCAGGGGTTCCGCTCGTTCCTGCTCGGCCGGCTGCCCGACTCGGTGCTCGGCGTGTACCTCAGCAACTACCTTCGCGGGAGCGGCCGTTCACGCAAGGTCGGCCTGGTCGTCGATCGTCCCGCGGGCACGTACGGGACGGATCTCGGCACCGCCCTCGCCACCCAGCTCAGCAACGCGGGGCAGCCGCCGGTGCCGGAGGTGGTCAGCGCGATGCGCCGCGACTTCGGCACGGCGGTGGACGCGGTGCTCTCCGCCGGCGTCGACTCCGTGTTCTTCGCCGGTCTGCCGGACCGGGGGGCGCTGATCGCCTCGACGCTGCGCGAGCGCGGCTTTCGCGGTGCGCGGGTGTCCGGCCCGGCGCTGCTCGACGGCCGTTTCCTGACGCGGGCCCAGGAGGCCGCCGAGGGCTGGGCGATGGTGGCGCCCGTCATCGACGCGACCGGCAAGCCCGAGGCGAGGAAGTTCGCCGCCGCCTACCGCGAGCGGTGGAAGGAGGCGCCGCCCCGGTACGCGGCGGAGGCCTACGACGTGACGGGCATGCTGCTGACGGCGCTGTCCCGGTTGCCGGCGGCGGGCAGGACCAGGAAGAACCTGCTGGCGGCGGTGCAGACCGGGAAGTACGAGGGCATCACGAAGACGTTCGCGTTCGAGCAGACCGGCAAGATGGTCAGGACCGGTCTCATGGTCATCGACGGCACCGGCGGCTTCCTCTGGCGCGTCGAGCAGGGCGACTTCGTGTACGGCGGCCCGGCGCCGCTCACGGTCTGATGGAACCGCTGCGCTCCGCCGACCCGTCCCGGCTGGGCCGCTACCGGCTGCTCCGGCGGCTGGGCGCCGGCGGGATGGGCGTCGTCTTCCTGGCCCGCGCGCCGGGCGGGGGCGTCGCCGCGGTCAAGACGGTCCGGGCGTCCTACGCCGACGAACGGGGCTTCCGGGCCCGGTTCCGCCGTGAGGTGGAGGCCGCCCGGCGGGTGGACAGCCCGTGGGTGGTCCCGCTGCTGGACGCGGACGCCGACGCGGAGACGCCGTGGCTGGCGACCGCATACGTCCCGGGTCCGTCCCTCGCCGAGACGGTGGACGTCTTCGGCCCGTTCGCCCCGGCCTCGGTGCGGGTGCTGGGCCGGCGGCTGGCCGAGGCGCTCGACGCGGTGCACGCGGCCGGTCTCGTCCACCGCGACGTGAAGCCGGGCAACATCCTGCTGGCGCCGGACGGCCCCCGGCTCATCGACTTCGGCATCGCCCGGGCCCCGGAGGCCACCGCGCTCACCTCCAGCGGCGTGATCGTCGGCTCGCCCGGCTTCCTCTCACCGGAGCAGGCGCGGGCGCGGTCCGGGGAGATCGGCCCGCCCAGCGACGTGTTCTCGCTGGCGTGCGTGCTGGCGTTCGCCGC encodes:
- a CDS encoding protein kinase domain-containing protein; amino-acid sequence: MEPLRPSDPSRIAGHRLLGRLGSGGMGVVYLARTPGGALVALKVLLAEYAEEPGFKERFRREVEVARRVVSPWAVPLVDADPDAGAPWLATAFVPGPSLAEAVAAHGPLAEHGVRLLGARLAEALGEVHRAGLVHRDLKPGNVLIAHDGPRLIDFGIARAPEDTALTATGLVVGTPGYLSPEQATGPGGDGIGPASDVFSLGCVLAFAATGRPPFGTGPVDALLYRAVHDPADLDGIPPRLREAVEDCLAKDPARRPETALLARRLAALRDPRTTAPADSGPQDAAAAANDDARDTTTGDAGPRDTGAGDAGPRDTGAGDGGPRDTAAGDGGPRDTAAGDGGPRDTAAGDGGPRDTRAADNDSRDAVAGDGRHGGAGTADNGPRDAVAGDNGPRDAEVDGWLPEPVARLIAERSAAALALPDIEHTQAPSDAAPASVPGPAPSPDTAGRSGTGRAETGAGDTAGAGRAEADTQGTAAGPAAEAEGGAEGVRAAGRRRFLLLAGGAVALTAAGGGAWWAAARDDDGTGGGSPAAAASARRPVHTVALHGDLSGPQRDTGRAQERGLRLAVAEFNARADAPFTVRVRTVDDGGNPAASARLAAELAGDPAVLAVVGPTTDATAQAALGKYDAGLLPVVAVSPGAISLVLQGFRSFLLGRLPDSVLGVYLSNYLRGSGRSRKVGLVVDRPAGTYGTDLGTALATQLSNAGQPPVPEVVSAMRRDFGTAVDAVLSAGVDSVFFAGLPDRGALIASTLRERGFRGARVSGPALLDGRFLTRAQEAAEGWAMVAPVIDATGKPEARKFAAAYRERWKEAPPRYAAEAYDVTGMLLTALSRLPAAGRTRKNLLAAVQTGKYEGITKTFAFEQTGKMVRTGLMVIDGTGGFLWRVEQGDFVYGGPAPLTV
- a CDS encoding nuclear transport factor 2 family protein; translation: MAIQTDRLSDPAVRAFVAAVNAHDEEAFRGLLTPDATMADDGSDRDLAEWADREIFSSRGHIDVTKESDGGRSLLADYRNDTWGEMRTRWSFTVAEDGRISRFETGQA
- a CDS encoding small ribosomal subunit Rsm22 family protein; this encodes MNLSASAAETLRAALGDLLDGLPPKQASQAVDRLIASYRGATPTDAPILRDRADVAAYAAYRMPATFEAVRSALEAFADAAPGWTPDSHVDVGGGTGAATWAVNATWPGARPVTVLDWAEPALALGREVAAAHPALGDVRWQRARINASLTLESADLVTVSYVLNELAAPDRAALVDAAASAARAVVIVEPGTPDGYARVIEARDRLIAAGFRVAAPCPHSAACPIAPGSDWCHFSARVSRSSLHRQVKGGSLPYEDEKFSYVAAARFPVSPAPSRVVRRPQIRKGQVLLDLCETDERLSRTTVTKRHGELYRAARDADWGDAWPPEA
- a CDS encoding DoxX family membrane protein, whose amino-acid sequence is MTCYDRRDLGLLLLRLGTGGVLAAHGAQKLFGWFGGHGLEGTGQFMESVGYAPGKASATAAGLAEAGGGTLLALGLATPAAGAAAAGAMAGAAAVHTPNGFFAASGGYEHAASLGLAAAGLAVAGPGRLSLDHALGHTVDRGWMVPAALGATAAVTAVVVGLRNQRLRRQAEGEQESLFDE
- a CDS encoding MazG-like family protein translates to MDTPYPDGRWAGADVWTTVDALRTWLDDNRAHDGREGLLLRVLKLSEEVGEVAQAVIGATGQNPRKGVDHTWEDVQAELCDVVVTALVALRTLTPDAPAVFARHLARVADRSLGDGDVGDRPT
- a CDS encoding serine hydrolase domain-containing protein, with product MDGPGDARRRSPGSGTFESGRRELSAPRLRVDTPERAGLDPEETRLLVRDVADLTAGDRPWAPGAVVVAGRGPVIAVEEAVGWAVRYAAYDPAADAGVELPPAARVAMTVDTPFDLASLTKLFTSVAAVQQIERGTLGIDARVGAYLPDFTAAAAHDVTVRRLLTHTSGLRPELPLYDCPDDAARLELLRAEEPAGEPGEYLYSDLNMLLLQQLLERLTGRTLDVLIHEGITRPLGMTSTSFGPCPGAAATEDQRRPWAKADRGMLRGVVHDENAWALGGVAGHAGLFSTGRDLAVFCRTLLAGGSYGPARVLGPDFVELLLTPPGLGFAVDQPWFMGELAGEGAAGHTGFTGTSLVLDPATDTFVVLLANTVHPVRRTPDSAPRALAGTRMAMAVR
- a CDS encoding multidrug effflux MFS transporter, with product MPQGGTVPEAPQAAVLAPPRGRRTTGLLVTLVLGGLTATPPLAMDMYLPALPEVTRTLHAPAATVQLTLTTCLAGMALGQLVVGPMSDRWGRRRPLLAGLAVYVVATALCALAPTVETLIAFRLLQGLAGAAGIVIARAVVRDLYDGVAMARFFSNLMLVSGVAPVVAPLIGAQILRTTDWRGVFALLTAIGLLLAVLVWFRLPETLPAEDRHAGGTGEALRSMRRLLSDRPFTGYVLTGGFAFAALFAYISASPFVMQEIYGASPQTFGLLFGANSVGLVAAGQVNGKILVGRVRLDRVLAGGLATVTLAATALLLMTTGVFGEPGLAPVAAALFVLMSAMGVTLPNAQTLALTRVRHSAGSASALLGTSSFLIGAIATPLVGIAGERSAVPMAVVQVAAALVASACFVVMCRPWTDPGTPDGAHPGPEPSRAGEEN
- a CDS encoding SDR family oxidoreductase, with protein sequence MDAKTKIAVVTGAGSGIGRAVAVELLRTGWSVALAGRRVEPLEETAALAPGSPGLAVRTDVSRPEDVTALFTAVRERFGRLDLLFNNAGMFGPGGVPFEDLPFDAWRHVVDTNLNGAFLCAQGAYRLMKEQEPRGGRIINNGSVSAHAPRPRSAPYTATKHALTGLTKSLSLDGRAYGIAVGQIDIGNAATDMTDRMRTGVPQANGETAPEPVMDVADVARTVRHMAELPLEANVQFATVMATAMPYVGRG